Below is a window of bacterium DNA.
TCGGCCGCCGAGATTCCGGTGGTTGTTCCGTGACGGTAATCAATCGTCACCGTGAAAGCCGTTCCTTTGAGAGCGGTGTTCTGGGCGACCATCGGCGGAAGATTGAGTTGATCGGCTCGCTCGTCCGTCATGCACACACAGACCATCCCCCGTCCGTGCGAAACCATGAAGTTCACCGACTCGGCGGTCACCTTCTCGGCCGCCTGTACGAGATCGCCTTCGTTCTCGCGATCCTCGTCATCCACTACGATAATCATCTTACCCTCGGCAATATCCACGAGGGCGTCAGTTACCCGATCCAACATCTCATTTCCCTGAACGTATAGTGCCGCGATTCACTTTGCCTCGGTTCGCGGCTTGGTCAAGCCTGACCACAGGTCAGGCAGCAGCTTCTCGATGTACTTACCGATTAGATCCACCTCGATATTCACTCGCCTGCCCGCCCGGAATTCCGAGAAGTTGGTCACTTCCCAAGTGTGCGGAATCACGCCCAACGTCAGAACGTCACTCTGAATATCGGCCACGGTCATGGATACTCCGTTCACCGAAACGGAACCCGTGGCCACCACGTATTTCACCAGCGGCCGGGGTACGCGAATCTCGATGACGTGGCTGGACTCGAGCGGTGTCACCTTGATGATCTCGCCCACTCCATCCACGTGGCCCTGCACCAGATGACCGCCCAGCTCATCGCCCATCTTCATGGGCCGCTCGATGTTGACCGGAGTGCCCGCCACCACGTCGCCCAGATTGGTTTTTTGCAGGGTGATTTCCATGAGCTCGGTCGCGAATACCCGATCCTTCAAATCCACGACGGTTGTGCAACAGCCGTTGACCGATACGCTGCCGCCGATGCGCAAGCCTTCGGCGAGCGCTCCGATGTCAATCCAGAGTTTCCGTCCTCCCGGACGTTCCTCGATTTGCCGGACGATGCCGGTGCCTTCAACGATTCCCGTGAACATTTCGTTCGAACTCCAGCCAAATGTCTTCGTCAAATCTTCGTGTTCGGGAAAGGCGGAAACTCGGCGCTTCCGCCAAGTCAGTGAGCTCCAGTTCCCAGATCGCGGGCTTGCCGTCGGACCCGATCAGTATCGCCGCCATCGCTACGATGAACCGGTCGCACAGTCCCGCGCGAATGAACGACGCATGCAGTGTTCCGCCGCCCTCGACAAACAGCGACGTAATGCCGTGCTGAGCCAGAAGTCGCATCGCTTCGCGCAAGTCCACTTTTCCGTCGGCACCGGCGGGACAATCAAGCAACGTCGCTCCCGTTTCTTCGATTCGCCGCCGGTTCTTCAGGGAAGCCTCGGGAGTCGTCAAAATCCACGTGCGTCCCGCGTCCGCCTGATGCAATACTCTTGCATCGGGATGAATTCTCAGCAGCGAATCCACGATGATCCGCAGCGGATTCCGGCCGCGAATGTGCCGTACCGTCAGCTCGGGATTGTCTTCGATGACCGTCTGCGATCCCACCATGACTGCGTCGAGCTCGGCCCGCAACCGATGCACTTCTTTGCGGGAACGCTCGCCCGTAATCCACCGCGACTGCCCGTTAGCCAGAGCGATCCGTCCGTCCAGCGATTGCGCCACCTTGAGCAGAATCCACGGACGGCCTTCGGTAATATACGTCAGAAAAGGCGCGTTTACCTCGCGTGCTTCGCTCTCGATCACGCCGGTTTCGACCTCGATCCCCGCTTCGCGAAGTTGTCGGATTCCTCGTCCCTGCACGAGTGGATTGGGATCCTCGTGACCGATGACTACCCGCGCCACACGGGCTCGAATGAGCGCGTCGGTGCAGGGCGGCGTCTTCCCCACGTGACAGCAGGGTTCGAGATTCACGTAGATCGTCGCGTCCCGAGCCTCATCCGAGGACAAGGCACGGATGAGAGCGATCTCGGCATGTTCCCCTCCGAAGCGCCGATGACAAGCTTTCCCCAATACCTGTCCGTCCTTTACGGCGACGGCTCCCACCATCGGATTCGGACTCGTGAATCCCCGGCCCTTCACCGCTTCGCGCAAGGCCATACGCATGAACCGCTCGTCGCTGCGCCGACGCGCGTCCTCTTCCTTCACCGCGCTTCACTCCTCCGCGTCGTTCGGCAATCGCGCAGCGCACAATCCATGATCCGTTGCATCAGTACGGGCGGCTCCTCCCCGCGCGCACGAGCCGCCTTGGGAACCAGCGAATGATGAGTCATGCCCGGC
It encodes the following:
- a CDS encoding riboflavin synthase, whose protein sequence is MFTGIVEGTGIVRQIEERPGGRKLWIDIGALAEGLRIGGSVSVNGCCTTVVDLKDRVFATELMEITLQKTNLGDVVAGTPVNIERPMKMGDELGGHLVQGHVDGVGEIIKVTPLESSHVIEIRVPRPLVKYVVATGSVSVNGVSMTVADIQSDVLTLGVIPHTWEVTNFSEFRAGRRVNIEVDLIGKYIEKLLPDLWSGLTKPRTEAK
- the ribD gene encoding bifunctional diaminohydroxyphosphoribosylaminopyrimidine deaminase/5-amino-6-(5-phosphoribosylamino)uracil reductase RibD encodes the protein MKEEDARRRSDERFMRMALREAVKGRGFTSPNPMVGAVAVKDGQVLGKACHRRFGGEHAEIALIRALSSDEARDATIYVNLEPCCHVGKTPPCTDALIRARVARVVIGHEDPNPLVQGRGIRQLREAGIEVETGVIESEAREVNAPFLTYITEGRPWILLKVAQSLDGRIALANGQSRWITGERSRKEVHRLRAELDAVMVGSQTVIEDNPELTVRHIRGRNPLRIIVDSLLRIHPDARVLHQADAGRTWILTTPEASLKNRRRIEETGATLLDCPAGADGKVDLREAMRLLAQHGITSLFVEGGGTLHASFIRAGLCDRFIVAMAAILIGSDGKPAIWELELTDLAEAPSFRLSRTRRFDEDIWLEFERNVHGNR